The DNA region CGGGGGAAGAGAGAATCTCGCCGGCTTATCACCGCCCCCCCCCCGGCTCGGGACCTTACCCTGCTCTTTGTCGGGAACCGCCTCTTCCCGATCCTTCCCCAGTCGACCCGTCCCCCCCGGCCAAACAGCGGCTGACCGTCCGGGCCTGCTTGCGCGCCGCGCGCAGGCAAGAACCCCGGGCTGGGAGCATCCAACTGGTCTACCGGGAAAAGAGGTGAGGGGTAAAGAGAGTAGCTTCTATGCAGAAAAAATCTCTCACAACAGCCATTCATATTTGCGCTTGCCGTAAATAATGCGGCGGATCTGCACTGTATCTGACTTTATAACAAAGAACACTATATAGTTTTCTACAATCAAGTAGCGATAGCCTTTAGCCTTCAGAGCGACATCCCGCACAAAGGGACACCGCTCGGGCATTTCGGAGAGACTGCTGATTTTTTCTGTAATCAAACCGTAGTATTTGATTGCAGCCTGTGGTGACAGTGTATTGAGGTAGCTGACAATATCCTTTAAGTCCGTTTTGGCATGCAAATATATCCTGATTTTATACTTGCCCATGCACGCTGCTTCTCAACTGCTTTGCAACCTCAAAAAAATCCTCACCTTCTGCACCGTTTGCGATTTCTTCCTCTGCTTCGGCAAGCTTTATGTACAAGCTTATGAGTGCCTGCTGCCGCTCGTAGGTTTCAACGCTCATCACAACCATATCACCGACACCGTTTTTAGTAATAAAAACCGGCTCTCGTGATGTATGGCAAAACTCTGAAATGTCATTGGTGTTATTTCTTAAATCAGAAATCGGTCTAATGTTCGGCATATTCAAACGCTCCTTGTATCAATATTTATGCTCATATTATATCAGAATTTTGAGAGGATCGTCAACGAACAAAATATTATAATTTTTCTTCCTGCAGGGCCGGCTTCAGATCCAACCTAAGCGTTGTCGACGGCCGCTCCTTAAAGAGACAATTCCCTATGCATGGCTCGTGGAAAGAATCATAAGTCCCGGAAGGCCGTAATGACAAAACTTTATGTCTACGGGCGAACTCTCATAATTTAATTCCCTAACCTGGACGAGCCAGAACCAAGAAGTAAATCATAATATGGACAAATTGGTTTGCAGCGGTCTCGTGATGCAGCCTCCCTTTTAGAATTTTGGTCTTTTCCTGTCTGTTTCCCCAAGACGCAGGTCCGGCAGCTATTATTTATCAAGTCATACGAAGTTACACCTCCTGCAAACCTAACCCATAACCATGCATTGTAAAAACCAAATTGACCAAGCAACTATCCAAAAGCTTAATCATTTTCAATTTTGACCAAGGTTTTGCAATATCTCATGGTAGCGCCTGGTTGCCAGATCGCTTGGCTCCCCTTTTTTGCAGAAAGTAAACCCGGCCAACTTCCGGTTAGGCCTTTCCACTACAACCTTCCCATTAATTAACTTGGATGCTAAAACTCCAAGCGCCTCCAAAAATCGCCGGTCTTTTTTTGCCCGGTCATAGAAAGACAGAACGTAAACATAGAAAAAAAGGTTGTATTGGGAGAAAGGATAATCGACTTGCCGAAATAGGGTGCCAATTCCATAATGACAGGGACCGAGCGGCTTGCGGGTCGTCCAATGCCCAAGCAAGAAATCCACGGTTTTTTCAAGAGATTCGTCTTGGTTTAGGAAAGATGTAAATCTGAAAGCATCTAACGCTGACAATGTTGGACCGGGATTGGAAAACTCCGTTTCCGGGCCTCTCCCAAAGGAAAACTTTTTACAACGCCAACCACCGTCACTGTGCCGGGTTTCCAAAAGGTAATCAAATGTTCTTTGGAGCCTGCTATCAGAAGCATAGCCTAAGTGGCATAGAACCCTGGCGGCATTAATGGTATGGCAAGGGTAGATCGCACCCTGTGGTGAAAGTTTAAACCGTCCGTCTTGCCGCCATAAACTGAAAATCAGGCCGGCAACCTCTTTCAATACAGGTTCGGAAGGGGCCATGCCCAACTCCGACAGCATTAATACGCAATCGAGGGTGGAAAACGGGCTTCCCTTGGCCAGCCGCCTGTCGGGAGTGGTCCAGTAATCACCATCGTTATCATAACGCTTTGCCAGAACGGCATTGACATCAGCTTGGTACTGCTCTGCCACTGTCATAGCCGTTTAACCCCCTTGCAACCTGAAATTAAATCTGTGTTAGCGGTCAAGTCCATTTTTCCCTGTAAAAGTGGATAATATTTTTCATTCTTTCAGCTCACCTCTCCAAGAGTTTTTGGCTCTGTATCCAGCATAGCCAGTGCTTCTTTCAACCGATCCAGCCAAGCGATCTTGGTCAGCGTGAAGGCCCCTTTCCTCCCTCGTTTCACCGCCCGGATCAGTAGCGAAAAGACCAGCCTGAGGGTGGCTTGAGCTCCTCTTTCAAACCGGAAACCAAGGCAGGACAGGCCTCCTGGTATTTGACCCCCACACGCCTAGCCAACCGGAGAGCGGTTTGGAAATCCTGATAGGCATAGGAAGGGATGGGTGTGGTCGTATTGGGTGGGAACTTCGGTTTATCGTCCGTTACCCGTGGATCGTATTTTTTGGTATCCCCTCCAAAAACGCCTCGATGTTGGTGAGGGTCGTGTCCAGGATCCGCTGGAGGGCTTCATTGCTGAAAAAGGCGATATGAGGCGTAAGGACCAGGTCTTCTCTTCTCAGAAGAGAGACATCACCGAAAGGCCAGGATTTTTTTGCCCCGCTTTTTTTATCAGCGAGAAGTTCCCGGTCTTCCCTGATGAATTCCTCACCTTCGAGCACATCCAGACCCGCTCCTCTAAGCCATTTATCGTCGAGAGAGCGGATCAAGGCTTCCGTATCCACCAGGCCGCCTCGGGAGGTATTGATGAGGAGGCCGCCCTGCTTCATACGTTGCAGGGTCTGGGCATTGATAAGGTGTCGCGTGCCGGAGGTCAACGGGACGTGTAAGCTGATGATGTCCGAACGTTCCAACAGGTCCTCGAAAGAGACATAGGTGAACCCCATAACATCGGCCAGGATTTCGTTTGGTTTGACGTCATTGGCCAGGACGCTCATGCCGAAACCCCGGGCGATTTTGATCACGTGGACGCCGATCCGTCCTGTTCCAACGACTCCGAGGACTTTGCCCTCGAGATCGAAACCCTTAAGGCCGTCTATGGAAAAATTGCCCTCACTCGTTCGCAGATACGAACGGTGTATATTTCGGGAAAGCGCCAGAATAAGAGCGAATGTATGTTCGGCAACGGTGTTTTCACCATAGAGGGGGACATTGCTTACGGTAATGTTTTTTCCCTGGCAGGCGGCGAGATCGATATGGTCAAAACCAGTGGAACGGGTAGCGACCAGGCGGAGACGGGGAAGCGCTTCGATGCGTCGCCGGTTTAGCTCGGAATAGATAAACGGAGAAAGAACCTCGACATCCTGGATTTGATCGAGGATTTCGTCCGTGAGCGGGACCTCGAAAAAATTTGTTTCATGGTTTTTCAGGTGGTTTTCCAGAAATTGTTGCTCGAAAGGCTTGGTTTCGAAGAAAGCCATTTTCATGGGGTTTTTACCTCGCTTTCCGGATTTTTTGCACTCAGGGGACAGGAGGAACAGATCGATTCTTGGTCAACGAAATCGATAACGGTATAGCGTGGTTGAATGTTTCGATCAAGCCATTTGAGGGCGAAGGCCGCAACAACCAACGAAGCGATGACCGCAATGCTAATGATCGCCGTATTTCCTGTTACCAGCCGAATGGAAAAATAAGCGCTGGATACCAGCAAGAGGGGCATGAGGTATAAACTGAAGGCAATGATCATGGCCGTCCGGTCTTCGATTTCCACCAGGACCGTGTCACCCGGAGCGGCGTCCAGGAGGTTTTTGGCCCGGACCTGGAAGGACGCTTTGCCGTAATCGTCAAGAAGCGGTACACTCAAGGGGCATTTGTCCTTTCCACAGCCGGCTCCTCGCTGCATTTTCACCAACGCATAGCCATTATCAAGAGCGAGCACTTCACCGGGTTTTATCATACCGATTCCTTCCTTTGGAGATCTGGAGGGACTAATTATACCCTGGTACTATTCTATGATCAGTTTGCAATAAACTCCAGTGGCCGCGGAATTCCGTTTTCATCATTTTTTCCGGGCACGAAACCTCGTAAGGCGCTCTCCGTATATTAATGTTATTATTAGTCCCCGATTTTCTCTGCGTTTTCTTAAGGCGGCCGGGTTGGTTGTCCTCTTTTTCGCTTTGTACAATGTCAATTTCCAGCTCAACGCTCTGGGGATGTGGACCTTCCGCGATCCGGGATTCCGCAGCCGGGTTGCCATGAGGACCTCGGTGGATGGGGAGATGGTCCACGACTTGCCTCCGGTGATCGACGGGAAACAGGTTATCACCATGGAAACATCTGCCTTTGGATATACGCTCAATTTTTTCCGGGTGTGAGAAAGGAGTGCCTGTCCGCTGGGAAATGATCGACCGGGGTTTCAGTGGCAGCACGAATGCAATAATCTCGCGATATCTTTTTGAAGGTTCGGTTGACCTGGTGCGGGGTGGTACGGCCGTTGTAGAGTTTATGCCGCCTTCCGGGGTCAGTTCAAGTTCAGTTGCCCATCACCTCTCTTACAGTCTGACCGTCGCTTCAGATTCTCTTGACAAAACCGCATGAACCTGATAGTTTATCAAATCCATAGGTAAAGTAGTATATGAGAGGTGAAGACCAATGAGAAAAAAGAGGATAAAGCAGGTCATTGGCCGGTCATGAAACTATCGACAAAAACCCGTTACGGCCTCCGGTTCATGATGTATCTCATAAAACGCCATGGGAACGAACCGGTGCAATTAGCCGAGGTCAGCCGGAATGAAGAGATTTCATTGAAATATCTCGGGCAAATCGCTTCTCAGCTACGGGTGGCCGGGTTGATCCGTTCCACCAGGGGCGCGGGTGGTGGCTATCAACTGGCTCGGGATCCCGGGGCGATTACCTTGAAAGATCTGGTGGAGACCCTGGAAGGCGGTATTTTCCTGGTGGATTGTCTGGATGGAAAACCTTGTACTCGGAGCACCCAATGTCTGGCCCGGGAAGCGTGGGAGGATGTCAGTAAGATGATGGCCGAGGTATTGCAATCTTTTTCATTACGGGACATCGTTAGTTTGTATGGCTTCAAAAAAACCGCGGTCGATTACAACATCTAAGATCTCAAGCGAACTTGAATGGGCGATTTCATGATGATTTTCAGCCTGGAAGCTTCTCCCTTACATTGGATGATACACCTGAGAAAGGACAGAACAACATGCCGGGTATCGTGGAAAATATTACTGGATTGGTAGGTAACACGCCTCTGGTTCGAGTGAACCACCTGGCTGAGGGCTGTGGAGCGGACGTGCTGCTCAAGCTGGAAATGTACAATCCTCTGGCCAGCGTCAAGGATCGGATCGGCCTGGCTATGATCGAGGCCGCCGAGCGGGAGGGACTGATCACCAAAGACACTGTGATCATTGAACCGACCAGCGGGAATACAGGGATCGCCTTGGCGTTTGTTTGCGCGCAGCGAGGCTACCGGCTGATCCTGACCATGCCTGAAACCATGAGCGTCGAGCGGCGCAAACTGCTCAAGGCTTTCGGGGCGGATTTGGTGCTTACCGAAGGGACGAAGGGCATGCGGGGCGCGATCGAGAAAGCAGAGGAACTGGCCGCCCAAACACCGGGTGTTTTCGTACCCCAGCAATTCAAGAATCCGGCCAATCCGGAAATTCACCGTCGGACCACGGCGGAGGAGATCTGGCGGGACACCGGGGGAAGGGTGGATATTCTGGTCGCCGGGGTCGGTACGGGAGGAACGATCACCGGTGTGAGCGAGGTGATCAAAGCCCGCAAGCCTTCTTTTCAAGCTATTGCCGTAGAGCCGGCCGATTCCCCGGTCCTTTCGGGGGGCAATCCCGGTCCTCATAAGATTCAGGGTATCGGAGCGGGGTTCGTACCGGATGTCCTGAACACCGCCGTAATCAATGAGATTATTCAGGTTCGCCATGAGGATGCTGGAATCATGGCCCGCCGCTTGGCCAGGGAAGAAGGCATTCTGGGTGGTATTTCCACCGGGGCGAACCTCTGGGCGGCTTTACGGGTTGCCCGCCGGGAGGAGAACCGGGGCAAGATGATCGTGACCATCGCTCCGTCTTCCGGTGAACGGTATCTCAGTACCTGGTTGTTTGAAGAATAACTGGAAAAGAAACAGGAGGATTCCGGTGAACGAAGAGACGAAAAGCACAGCGCACTTCGAAACCCTGGCGCTTCACGCCGGTCAAACGATTGATTCCGATACCCTTTCCCGGGCGGTCCCGGTCTTTCGGACCAGTTCGTATGTCTTTAAAAGCACCGAACATGCGGCCAACCTTTTTTCTCTGGCTGAACTGGGGTATATTTACACCCGGCTGATGAACCCCACGCACGATGTCCTCGAAAAACGGATGGCCGCTCTGGAGGGAGGAGCGGCCGCCCTGGCGGTCGCTTCCGGGACTGCGGCCATCTTCTATTCAGTCATCAACCTGGCCCGCTTTGGTGATGAGATCGTCTCGGCGAACAATCTCTACGGGGGTACCTTCACCATGTTCAATGACATCCTCCCCCAGTACGGCATCACCACACGCTTTGTGGACCCCAAAGAACCGGCGGACTTCGACCGGGCCGTCAACGGTAAAACCCGGGCTATTTTTATCGAAACCATCGGGAACCCCGCTCTGGACTTCACCGATATCGAAGCGGTGTCCCGGATTGCCCGGAAGCACCATCTTCCGCTCATTGTCGATGGGACGTTTACCACGCCTTATCTCCTGTGCAGCATCAAACACGGTGCCGATATCGTCGTCAATTCACTGACCAAGTGGCTGGGTGGACACGGGACCGGAGTAGGAGGGATCGTTGTCGATTCGGGGACCTTCGACTGGACTGACCCGAAGTTTGTCCTCTTCAACGAACCGGACCGGAGCTATCACGATATCCGCTTTGCCCAGGACCTGGGCCCGCTTAATCCGGTGGCCTTTGTTCTGCGGATGCGGCTGGTCCCCCTGCGCAATCTCGGTGCCTGCCTGTCCCCGGATAACGCCTGGATATTTCTGCAGGGGATCGAAACCCTGCCTCTGCGCATGGAACGTCACTCTCAAAACGCCCAGGCCGTTGCCGAGTTTTTGATCGACCACCCCAGGGTCGACTGGATTCGTTATCCCGGATTGACCGGCGATCCCACCTATCCGGTAGCCAGCCGGTACCTTCATAAAGGCTTCGGGGGGATGGTGGTCTTCGGGATCAAGGGTGGCAAAGAAGCCGGTCAACGGTTTATCGAATCTCTCCGGTTGTTCTCACACTTGGCCAATGTGGGAGACGCGAAAAGCTTGGCCATCCATCCGGCGACTACCACCCATTCCCAACTCACACCCGAAGATCAGCTGCAGGGAGGGATCCGGCCGGACCTCATCCGTCTGTCCGTTGGGATCGAACATATCGACGACATTATCGGCGATCTCGCACAAGCCCTGGAAAAAAGTTGAGAGGTGAACCCGGATGCCGATCAAGATCCCGAACAGTCTCCCGGCGAAGCATACCCTGGTCAATGAAAATATTTTTGTCATGGATGAAGACCGGGCCTTTCATCAGGATATCCGGCCCCTCCAGATCGCCATTCTCAATCTGATGCCCACCAAAATCGTTACCGAAACCCAGCTTCTGAGACTCCTGGGTAATTCTCCGCTTCAGGTGGAGATCACCCTGCTTCAGACCGGATCCTATGCCGGACGCTACACCCCGGCCGAACATATGTTGGCTTTCTACCAAACCTTCGAAGAGATTCGGGAAAGGCGCTTTGATGGGTTGGTGATCACCGGGGCACCGGTGGAACATCTCCCCTTTGAGGAAGTGACGTACTGGAATGAATTGTGTTCGATCATGGAATGGTCGAAGCACAATGTTTTTTCCACGTTTCATGTCTGTTGGGGAGCCCAGGCTGGCCTGTATTACCATTATGGGATACCCAAATATCCCCTCCCCGCCAAGATGTTCGGTGCCTTTCCCCACACCGTAAACCGGAAGCATGTCCGACTCTTCCGGGGTTTTGACGATGTCTTCTTCGCGCCTCACTCGCGACATACCGAGATCCGGCGGGAGGATATCGCGCGGGTTCTTGATCTCGAAATTCTTTCCGAGTCCGCGGAGGCGGGCGTGTATATCGTGGTCAGCCGGGATGAGCGCCAGGTATTCGTTACCGGTCACTCGGAATACGATCCGTTGACCCTGCATAGCGAATATGAACGGGACATCGCCAAAGGGTTGTCGATAGACGTTCCCCGCAACTACTATCCCGACGATGATCCGTCCCGGGAACCGGTCGTGCGTTGGCGGGGTCATGCCAACCTCCTGTATGTCAACTGGCTTAACTACTATGTCTACCAGGAAACACCCTATGATTTGGGAGAATTGAGGCGGTGAATGGGCGAAGAGCCGTCGCGCTGTTTTCCGGCGGTCTCGACAGCCGGCTGGCCGCTCTCCTGGTGGCCCGGCAAGGTATCGCGGTCACGCTGGTCCATTTCGTCACCGGTTTCGCACACGTAAAAGGGCTCGCAGAGAGTCGGAATTCCCGGATTAGTTTCAGCCGGAAATTCGGTTTGGAGTTGCGGGAAATATCGATCGAAGATGAATTTCTCGGGATTATCGAGAACCCCCGCTTTGGGTGGGGAAAAAATCTGAACCCCTGCGTGGACTGCAAGATTATGATGTTGCGCAAGGCACGTACATTACTGAGCGAAATCGAAGCCGATTTTATCGTCAGTGGAGAGGTGCTTGCCCAACGCCCGATGTCCCAGCATGGACCGGCGCTTCGTTTGATCGAAAAAGAAGGCGGCCTGACCGGCCTCTTGCTCCGGCCTCTTTCCGCCCGCCTGCTTCCGTCCACCATCCCGGAAGAACAGGGCTGGATTGACCGGGACCGTCTGGGCGGATTCTCCGGACGGAGCCGAAAACCCCAAATGAACCTGGCCCGTATCATCGGCCTTGCGGAGTATCCTCCCCCGGCTGGAGGATGTTTATTGACCGACCGCCGTTTTTGCGATAAATTACGGGATGTTCTGCTCCGGGGTTCTCTCACTCCCGCAGAAGTAAGGCTCCTGAAGGTGGGCCGGCATTTCCGGCTGAGTGACCGGGTGAAGCTGGTGGTCGCCCGGGACGAAAAGGAGGGGTTCATGCTTCAGGAACTGTCCCGGCCGGATGATTGGCTGTTTTACCCCGCGAGCAAGAAGGGACCCTTGGCCCTGGCCCGGGGATTGGTGTCTGAGGCTGAGGAAACGACGGCAGCCCGCTTGGTCGGTTTTTATTCCCGGTTTCCGGACGGAGTCCCCCGGGTGGTGGTCGTTCCGGGAGGGGAGGAAGAATACAGCGTAATTGTCCCGCCTCTTTCCAAAGGGGAAATGGAGGTAATGCGTCTTTGAACGATCGGCAAAGAAGTGGTGACCACGGGATGACTCTTCCTGTTCTCCCGGAAATCGTCGCTCAAAAATACCAGAGGCTTCGGGAGATCCTGGCGACCTGGAACAGCGTCCTGGTGGCATTTTCCGGAGGAGTGGACAGCACCCTCCTCCTGCGGGTCGCTTCAGAGGTGCTGCCCGGCGAGGTCTGCGCCGTTTATGAAGACTCTCCGCTCAACCCGGTTCGGGAAGGGGAAGCGGCCCGGCGGCTGGCCGAAGATTTGGGTGTGCCTCTGCGGGTCGTTACCTCGGAGTCGGATGATCCGCGTTTAACGCGCAATGATCGGGATCGTTGTTACTGGTGTAAACACGGGCTCTTTTCCCGCCTGGTATCGATCGCTGCCGATGGAGGGTTTCAGCAGGTTGTCGAGGGGAGCAATGTCGATGATCTTTCAGATTACCGGCCGGGAAGACGGGCCCTGCAGGAATTGAATATCCCCAGTCCCCTCCTGATGGCTGGTTTGAGCAAGGGAGAAATCCGCACTCTCGCGCTGGCTCTGGAACTTCCCAACTGGAACAAACCCGCTCAGGCCTGCCTGGCCAGCCGGATACCCTATGAGACCTCCATCACGCCGGAACTTTTGCGACAGGTGGAAACGGCGGAAGAAGTCCTGCGGGAAATGGGTTTTTCCCGTTACCGGGTCCGTCACCATGGCGCCGTCGCCCGTATCGAGGTGGATCAGAGTGAGTTTTTCCGGATTCTGGACGATAAGATTCGTGAATCCATCGTCGAAGGAATTCGCCGGGCCGGGTACAGCTATGTGACCCTGGATCTGGCCGGTTACCGGACAGGAAGCATGAATGCGGTCCTTTTCAATGCAATATCCTCGGAAAACGAAATTTGAAACAATTGAGGAAGCTTTCGCCTCTGGGCTTGATTTTTGCGTCGATCATCATGTGGTCTTCGGCCTTTGCCGGAATCCGGGCCGCCCTGGTTGCCTATCCTCCCGGACACCTGGCCTTTTTCCGTTTCCTGGTGGCCTCATTGGTTCTGGGGATCTATTCCCTCACCGGCGATATCCGTCTTCCGGACCGGAAGGACATTCCCATTCTCGGTCTTCTTGGATTTTTGGGGATCACCGTCTACCATATCGCTTTGAGTTATGGACAACTCACCGTCACCGCCGGATCGGCCAGCCTGCTTATTGCCTCGAGCCCGGTTTTCATCGCCCTTCTGGCTCATTTTTTCCTGGGCGAGCGTTTGAGCCGGTGGGGGTGGACCGGAATAGCCGTGAGCTTCCTGGGTGTGGTCCTCATCGCCCTGGGGGAAGGCGGGATCTTCCAATTCGAACGGGGTGCTTTTCTGGTCCTTACCGCCGCGGTGTCCACCAGTCTGTACTTTGTCTTTCAAAAACCGTACCTGTGTAAATACAGCGGCCTTGAGCTCACCACCTATATCATTTGGGCGGGGACCCTGTTCATGGCTCCTTTTCTATCCGGATTTTTCCGTACGCTGATCCAGGCTCCTTTCCAATCCACCGCCGCGGTAATTTAT from Atribacteraceae bacterium includes:
- the cysK gene encoding cysteine synthase A, producing the protein MDDTPEKGQNNMPGIVENITGLVGNTPLVRVNHLAEGCGADVLLKLEMYNPLASVKDRIGLAMIEAAEREGLITKDTVIIEPTSGNTGIALAFVCAQRGYRLILTMPETMSVERRKLLKAFGADLVLTEGTKGMRGAIEKAEELAAQTPGVFVPQQFKNPANPEIHRRTTAEEIWRDTGGRVDILVAGVGTGGTITGVSEVIKARKPSFQAIAVEPADSPVLSGGNPGPHKIQGIGAGFVPDVLNTAVINEIIQVRHEDAGIMARRLAREEGILGGISTGANLWAALRVARREENRGKMIVTIAPSSGERYLSTWLFEE
- a CDS encoding type II toxin-antitoxin system Phd/YefM family antitoxin; translation: MPNIRPISDLRNNTNDISEFCHTSREPVFITKNGVGDMVVMSVETYERQQALISLYIKLAEAEEEIANGAEGEDFFEVAKQLRSSVHGQV
- the metA gene encoding homoserine O-succinyltransferase — translated: MPIKIPNSLPAKHTLVNENIFVMDEDRAFHQDIRPLQIAILNLMPTKIVTETQLLRLLGNSPLQVEITLLQTGSYAGRYTPAEHMLAFYQTFEEIRERRFDGLVITGAPVEHLPFEEVTYWNELCSIMEWSKHNVFSTFHVCWGAQAGLYYHYGIPKYPLPAKMFGAFPHTVNRKHVRLFRGFDDVFFAPHSRHTEIRREDIARVLDLEILSESAEAGVYIVVSRDERQVFVTGHSEYDPLTLHSEYERDIAKGLSIDVPRNYYPDDDPSREPVVRWRGHANLLYVNWLNYYVYQETPYDLGELRR
- a CDS encoding type II toxin-antitoxin system RelE/ParE family toxin: MGKYKIRIYLHAKTDLKDIVSYLNTLSPQAAIKYYGLITEKISSLSEMPERCPFVRDVALKAKGYRYLIVENYIVFFVIKSDTVQIRRIIYGKRKYEWLL
- a CDS encoding hydroxyacid dehydrogenase gives rise to the protein MKMAFFETKPFEQQFLENHLKNHETNFFEVPLTDEILDQIQDVEVLSPFIYSELNRRRIEALPRLRLVATRSTGFDHIDLAACQGKNITVSNVPLYGENTVAEHTFALILALSRNIHRSYLRTSEGNFSIDGLKGFDLEGKVLGVVGTGRIGVHVIKIARGFGMSVLANDVKPNEILADVMGFTYVSFEDLLERSDIISLHVPLTSGTRHLINAQTLQRMKQGGLLINTSRGGLVDTEALIRSLDDKWLRGAGLDVLEGEEFIREDRELLADKKSGAKKSWPFGDVSLLRREDLVLTPHIAFFSNEALQRILDTTLTNIEAFLEGIPKNTIHG
- the larE gene encoding ATP-dependent sacrificial sulfur transferase LarE; the encoded protein is MNDRQRSGDHGMTLPVLPEIVAQKYQRLREILATWNSVLVAFSGGVDSTLLLRVASEVLPGEVCAVYEDSPLNPVREGEAARRLAEDLGVPLRVVTSESDDPRLTRNDRDRCYWCKHGLFSRLVSIAADGGFQQVVEGSNVDDLSDYRPGRRALQELNIPSPLLMAGLSKGEIRTLALALELPNWNKPAQACLASRIPYETSITPELLRQVETAEEVLREMGFSRYRVRHHGAVARIEVDQSEFFRILDDKIRESIVEGIRRAGYSYVTLDLAGYRTGSMNAVLFNAISSENEI
- a CDS encoding Rrf2 family transcriptional regulator; translation: MKLSTKTRYGLRFMMYLIKRHGNEPVQLAEVSRNEEISLKYLGQIASQLRVAGLIRSTRGAGGGYQLARDPGAITLKDLVETLEGGIFLVDCLDGKPCTRSTQCLAREAWEDVSKMMAEVLQSFSLRDIVSLYGFKKTAVDYNI
- a CDS encoding aminotransferase class I/II-fold pyridoxal phosphate-dependent enzyme — its product is MNEETKSTAHFETLALHAGQTIDSDTLSRAVPVFRTSSYVFKSTEHAANLFSLAELGYIYTRLMNPTHDVLEKRMAALEGGAAALAVASGTAAIFYSVINLARFGDEIVSANNLYGGTFTMFNDILPQYGITTRFVDPKEPADFDRAVNGKTRAIFIETIGNPALDFTDIEAVSRIARKHHLPLIVDGTFTTPYLLCSIKHGADIVVNSLTKWLGGHGTGVGGIVVDSGTFDWTDPKFVLFNEPDRSYHDIRFAQDLGPLNPVAFVLRMRLVPLRNLGACLSPDNAWIFLQGIETLPLRMERHSQNAQAVAEFLIDHPRVDWIRYPGLTGDPTYPVASRYLHKGFGGMVVFGIKGGKEAGQRFIESLRLFSHLANVGDAKSLAIHPATTTHSQLTPEDQLQGGIRPDLIRLSVGIEHIDDIIGDLAQALEKS
- a CDS encoding DMT family transporter, giving the protein MKQLRKLSPLGLIFASIIMWSSAFAGIRAALVAYPPGHLAFFRFLVASLVLGIYSLTGDIRLPDRKDIPILGLLGFLGITVYHIALSYGQLTVTAGSASLLIASSPVFIALLAHFFLGERLSRWGWTGIAVSFLGVVLIALGEGGIFQFERGAFLVLTAAVSTSLYFVFQKPYLCKYSGLELTTYIIWAGTLFMAPFLSGFFRTLIQAPFQSTAAVIYLGVFPAALAYVLWTQAFSRYPASRMASFLYLSPVLAILIAWLWLSEVPTWLSLVGGGIVLGGAGLVNLKGRVSERPKRVKGREYRLLD
- a CDS encoding SoxR reducing system RseC family protein; its protein translation is MIKPGEVLALDNGYALVKMQRGAGCGKDKCPLSVPLLDDYGKASFQVRAKNLLDAAPGDTVLVEIEDRTAMIIAFSLYLMPLLLVSSAYFSIRLVTGNTAIISIAVIASLVVAAFALKWLDRNIQPRYTVIDFVDQESICSSCPLSAKNPESEVKTP